Genomic window (Lewinellaceae bacterium):
TCGGCCATCACTACCCCATGATAAGACCCCGAGCCGTAGGATAGGATCAGGCCTTTGACCTTATTGGCGCATGCTTTGGCAAATGCTGGGGTAAGGCTGCCTCCCTCGTTATAATCAGGGTCATTGGCCAGCCAGTCAAAATCCATCCACGACAGATCCATAGAACCGGAGGTGTTCAGGATGACAATTACCTGATCAAACGCCCTGGTAACCTGTTTCAAAAGGGTATACTCCGAAGGGTTCAGGTACCAGTCGCTCGGCTGGTCAAACCGGTCCATTTCCTCGGTGCCGACCCCGCGGGTGATGTAAACGACGGCGGTTTTGTCGCTACTGAAGTCGGCGGCGGAAGCCACCATTTGGCCCTCCAGGCCGAGTTCCGGATCTGCAATGGGCGATTCTCTGTTCCAACCGCTGTTGGAAAACCGGGCTTCTCCCCATTTTTCTTTGTCGGAGGTATCCCAGTTATGATTAACCTTTACCGAAACACCCCAGTCATAAGTAACCGATATGTTCTCCTTGTAATGATTGTACACCGTCTCATCGTAGGCAACGCCGATTTTCCTTAACCCCTTGTATAAGTTGTAGGTGAAAGCTCCGGGAACCGTCCCCGACCCACTGCTGCCGTTGGTCGGGACAAATGAGCCGTTCCCGAAAACGGCAATTTTACTTTGGACGGCCTTGTCTAAGGGAAGGATATGCTCCTTGTTCTCCAACAGCACGATGCTCTCTAATTCCGTTTGTTTTGCGAGTTCGTAGTGGCGGCGCCCCATTTCAGTAACCGGCAGGGTATCCATAGATCCGTATACATTCAAAGCCCTAAACATCGACAGGACAAGAATAAAAATCATCAATTTTTCAGATTGCATCATGACTAGAGTTTTCTGATTGTAATGTTTTGCGTAGCTGAAATGGGCCACCACTTGGCAGATTTAATCTCCGGCGCAGGTTCGCCAGTCCCTTAGGGCTACGGTTTACACACATCTTTACGAAATGTTGATATCCAGAGTCCCGGAGGGACGAAAGCTCGTTGCCAGGGCCACAGGCCCTGGTTTAAAAGCCAGGCAGCCAGAGAGTCCTGCCCCAAAGGGGCCACTGTGTGGTAAGGACGACAGATTTGCGCGATGAGAACCCGGGAAAATTGCCCCACCGGGCCCCGAATCTGTCGCTCTTACAGAGCTCTCTTGGCTTCACATAGCTATCCAGGGCCTGGCGGCCCTGGCAAGGGGCTATCATCCCTACGGGATTGAGACCAGGAGCCGCCGGGCAAAGCACTACAGTCCGGCGGCTGTCAGCCCACTGGAAAAACTGGCGTAAACTTATGTGTAAACCGTAGCCCTTAGGGATGAAAGCTAATTGCCAGGGCCGCAAGGCCCTGGTTAAATGGAATACGGGGGGCCAGTCCTGCCCCAAAGGGGTCACTCTGTGGTAAGGACGAAAGCCGGCTTGCGAATAACGCTCCTTTCCATAACGAAGAAAAATTATGGTATGCCCTTTGACTTCGAAACCAGTTTCTCGTAATGTACGGACGATATTCCCATTCAAGCCTTCATCGGCCAGGATAATAAACTTCATGCTGGTATCACTTCTTCCGATTCCATTATTGTAGCTGCATACGCGATGGATGCCAGGATATCATCCAATTTCAAGTGCGGGTACATCTCTAATACTTCTTCGAATGTGTAGCCGTCTGCGATCTTTCGCAGAAGAAGTTCAACTGTGATCCTTGTACCTTTTACAATAGGTTTACCCAGCATTATTTTGGGGTCAGAATAAATATGTTTTCTGTAATCTACCATTGTTTTGTTTTTATCTCGAAAGTTAATCCTTTTTCAGGAACAATGCCATCCAGCGCAAAATCATATCCTCACCCGCACCCCCACATAAAACCTCCTCCCCTCCGCCGGAATGATGCCCGGCCCCGGATAACCGGTCGCCCGCCGCGTAAAGTAGGCGGCGTCCATCAGGTTGTTGACGCCAGCCTGCAGGCGGAAGCGGCTGAAATCGTAGCTGGCCGAGGCATCCATCACGCCGTAGGACGGGATAATACCCCGCGTAGCGTTGGCGACAAATTCCGCATTGGTGGCGTCGCTGTAGTGGCGGCGGACGTAGGTGTAAAGGCAACTCAGGCGGAGGCCCTTCAGCCGGAAGGACAGGCCTGTTTTGACAGAAATGGGCGGAATGAGTTCCACCTCATTGCCGACGAACTGCCGTTGCCCGCTCACGTATTCTCCTTTCAGGTGGCTCAGGTTGACGAAAAGAGATAAGGAAGGAATAGCCTTTGCTCCAAAGGCCAGCCGCCAGAGGTCCGCCTCGGCGTAGGCCTCCAGCCCCAGAATGCGCGCATCGCCAATATTGGTCCGGTAAGCTACCTGCCGTTCGATGGCTATGGGATCTGGAACGGTGATTTCCGACAGGCCGATGCGGCCGTTGTAGCGCAGGTAGAAGGCGCTGAGGTCGAAGCGCAGGCGTTCTTCGAGTAAAGTCCCCCGAAGGCCGATATCAGTATTGTAGCCCCGCTCGTCCTGCAAAAGGGAATCCACCACCAGGTTAGGGTTGACCACGGCCAGGTCGCTGAAGTTGATGGCGCGGTAATTTTGAGAAAAATTGGCGTAGGCTTCCAAGCCCTGCTTGAGCTGGTAGCCCAGGCCCAGGCCCATCAGCAGGAAGGACCGTTCGTTCACCTGATCGTCTTCCAGGCGTTGCTCGAAAATGACCTGCCCGCCGGAGAAAACCCGTTGTTTGTAGTAGCCGTCGGAGGCGGTGCGGATGTATTCCAGGCGGACGCCTGGAGTGAGCGTCAGGCGGGGGCTGAGGGTGAACAGGTTCTCGGCGAAGAGCGCCAGGTTGCGGCTGGGAAATTCGTAGTCGGAGCGTTCCAGGTCATTGGGGTTGAGGAACTGGAAGTCCGGGCCGCTGCCGTCGTTGGCGTCGCCCTGCCGGTTGCGGGTAAGGCCCCGGTAAAAGCGGGCGCCGAGGAGGAAGGTGGAGGACTGCCCCCGGAGGGAATAGCGGTGCAGCATACGGGCTTCGGCGCCGAAGTTGCGGTACTGCCCGGCGATGAGGTCGCGCTCCCGGCCGGGATCGGGCCGGTTGATGGGGCCGAGTTCGCCCAGGGCATCACGACCGGCGATCAGCAGGAAGTTGCGCAGGTTGAAGCGGGTGCGGTCCGACAACCGGTAATCGAGGGTCAGCGCCGCCAGGTTCCATCCAACTTTAAACCAGTTGCGCTCGCGCTTGGATTGGCGGGGATTCATTTCAAACTCAAAATCCACCAGCCCTCCTGCTTGTTGGGCCAGGTAGTTCATGTGGGTATATTCCAGGCCAATATCCAGCTTTTCGGTGGCTTTTACATTCACATTGCCATAGGCGGCGTGCTGGCTGAACCCGGAGTTGGGGCGCCAGCCATCTCCCTGTTTGTATTGATAAAAACCGTAGTAATTGGCCCGGCCTTTGGCGCCACCGATGCTGTTGAAAGTATTGAATAGGCCGAAGGAACCATAGGTATTCTCGCTGGTGAACTCGAAGGGCTTGCCTTCCGGCCCTTTCTTGAATACGAAGTTGAGCAAGCCCCCAAACTGCGTGCCGTACTGCAGGGAAGCCGCCCCCCGCACGATCTCGATGCGCTGCAGCGCCTGCGCCGGCGGCGTATAGTAGCTCTCCGGATAACCCAGGGCATCGGCGCTGATGTCGTATCCATTCTGGCGGGTATTGAAATTGGAGGTCCGGTTGGGGTCCAGCCCTCGGGCGCCAATGGCCAGTTGCAGGCCCCCGCCGTCGTTCTCCCAAACGTTCAGGCCGGCGACGCCTTTGTACACTTCGCGGGCGTTGTTGGCAGCCAGGTTGCCCAAGAGGTTATCCAGTTCGATCACCTCGCTTTTCTTGGCGGCGTAGATGGCGGTGCCTTCCACGTTTCGGAGACGGCGCAGGCCATAATTATCAGCAGCCACTTGCACTTCAACCGTTTCGATGTCAATTGACAGCGGACTGATTGCAATTTCCAGAACGCCTTTTTTTCGGGTATTTACCTTCAGCACCTGGGTAGTGTATCCTTCGGCAAAAACGGTCAGGGTCACTTTCTCCTCTGACAAGGCAGGCAATTCGAATCGGCCGGCCTTATCGGCTTCCAGCAACTGGCCTGTTTCCTGAATGAAAATGGTGGCTGTTTCCACCGGCTGCTGATCCAGGTCTATCACCCGCCCGGAAAGTGCCGTTTGGCCCGCCAAAGGATTTGAAAAAAACAATAAGGCGGCTAATATGGAGATCACGCAGGCACTTTCAACTACCCATTTAATATTGGAGGACAGAAAATGGAAGGAATGCTTCTTAAGCAGGGTTCTGGAACTCCCCCAACGCCCTCTTAACCACATCCAGAACTGGAGACAAGAGGGGGCTTTGCCAAGTAGAAGCTTACAATGCTGGGCTACCCGGTGAAGCTCAGTGGCACCTCCCCCTCTCTTACTGTCGTTCCTGCACAGTTTAAGAGAGAGCCTGTCCCGGACTCGTTCCGGGAGGGTGCCCGATCTCGATCGGGAGGGCCTGTCTGCCGAAGCTTCAGCGCAGGCGGGGGTGAATTCGATCTGCCGCTCATGGCTTACAGGCTGGCTGTTCCACCTCAGGCAAGCGGCTATACTACTGGACATGTGGGGAGCTATCTGTGTAAATGTGTGAAAGTGTAAACGTGTAAATGATTGAGGGCCATTTTCCATGGTAGGCCTGTAAGGACGAAACGCTGTTGCCAGGGCCGTGAGGCCCTGGAATAGCGCACAGCCTTGTTTTAGTCCTGTAAGGACGAAAGGTTTTATTTGCATTTTATTGAGAAGTTACAGTTAACCTGGAAGAATCACATAAACCCATTTCCTCGTTTGGAAGAATCCAGTCCTTATTCCGAAATCCATCTTTCAACTGTGTCAGGTCTGCTTCCGGATCAATAAACCGCCGGCTCGCCCGCCCGTTGAGGGCTACAAAACAATCTACGGTCACCCTTACGGAATCGAGGCCATGCTCACGGCGGTATTCCTTTTCCAGGAAATGGGCGTACTGCAGGATCATATCCGGCTGTATGGCCATCTGCTTTTCCTGGTAGGAAGTGAGGTACCGGCTGTTGTCCACCTCTGCTGTATGGCCAGTAGCCGGGTCATGTACAAAAAAAGTAGCCTGCCCAACTTTTTCCACCAGCATGACCCGCCAGGCGAAGCGGTAACCTTGTTCGGCCCAAAGCACATTGCCCGGGTAGAGCAAAAACCGCAGGGGAAAAAGCAACTGAAAGGCAAAATAAAGGGCCAGAGCCGGGCGCAGCGCTTTAATGCTAAAGGAAGGAAACGCATAGTGCGCCGGCGCTTCGCCAGCCCGGTAACCGATTTTCCCCAGCCACCGCTCGTGAAATTCCGGAGAGAAGAAAATCAGCGTATTGAAGATCATGATGAAGGGAAACAAACCAATATTGAAGAGCAGCTTGGTCAGCAAATGAAAAACCAGGACGGCCAGGTAGGCAAAGGGGCGGCTGGGGCGCCACAGCAACCAGAAAGGGATCGTCAGGTCGTAAATAGCTCCAGCCCAGCTAAAAGCGAAAGCGGCCCAGGGTTGTTTGAACAAGAGCCCCAGCAAGGGCCAATCCGCCTTCGTCGGCAGCCAGACAGCCATCGGCATGGCCCGAAACAGCCAATCCGGATTGAGCTTGGCAAAGCCGGCAAAAAAATAGACCAGCCCCACCTGCAGCATCAGGATGTGGATCACCCAAGCCGGCACGTGGGTCACCAACAGCTCCGGCCGTCGCCGGGCATCGAGCGAGAACCGCCGGTGCGCCGGCAAAAAGATCATCAGGAAAGCCAGCAGGCAGACGAGGTAGTAATGGTTCAGGTAATTGGCAAGGTCGATCAGCTCCGAATAGGTAAAGGACAAAAAGAACACCGCTGCCGCTACCCGGTAGAACAACCCCAGCATAACCATAGCCGCGCTGATGGCAATCAGGCTGTACAGCACATACATACCGGCATGGCCCAGCGGTTCCACCCATTCAAACCCATAGAATTTGAAGAAGAACCGGGGCTCCACATACAGCCGCTCTACCCAGCCGCTAAGCATAAAACGCACGGCCCCTACCGTCATCAATCCGCCAAAGAGAATGCGGAAGGTGATGAGGGGGGCGATGCGGTGGGGGGGGGTGCATGGTTGGATGGTTGCATGGTTGCATGGTTGGATGGTTGGATGGTTGAATGGTTGCATGGCTGGATAGTTGCATGGTTGGATGGTTGGATGGTTTTGGACTTTGGACGTTCTAGGGAATACCCCCGGAGAACATCGGTTAAGTGGGAAATCGGAAGTGGGAAATCGGAAAACGCGCACCTGACGCTTATTCCAGGGCCTATTCCGACTTCGCATTTCCGACTTCCGACTTCAACTTTGGATCGTCCAAAGTCCAAGATGGTTAGATGGTTGCATGGTTAGATGGCTGGATGGTTTATACCCCCCTGCGAAGTCGATAGCGGAGGCACTCACTCACTCACTCACTCACTCACTCACTCACTCACTCACTGCTTTTCAGTCCGAATCGCTGGCATTATCCACATAAGTGATAGCTACGCACAGCACCGACGGCATATCCGTCTTGATGTTGACCAGTTGGCGGGTGACTTCATTATAGGCATTCACCACAGTTCCGTTGTCTTCCTCGATGGCCGTGGAAAGCGGAGGAGGTATCTGGCCCAAAGCATCCAACGCATTTTGAAACTGGGTTTCGACCAGGCTGCTCAGGTTCTGCCCTTCTTTGGTGGCGTTTACCGCCTGCAGGTAGTCATCCAGGCCCGGGCCGTTGGAGCCGGTTCGGATGCCTCTCCCCATAAAGAGGCCTTCCGACGCCCGCAGCGCCTCTTCCGCCAGGCTCAGCGAAATCCCGGAATAAAAAGCTTCTACCTTTTCCGGGAAGGCAATGCCCAGGGTGGTGACGCCGGATGGAATGCCAAGCTTGTCTCTCTTGATGATCTCGTAATGCTCGTTCAGGTTATTGATCAGCAGGCTTAAAGAGCCGCCGGCAGCCGTGCCGGTATTGTCGATGAAGGTTTCGCGGTAGCCATCATCCTGCCAGGCTTTTAAAACGGCCAGCCCCCGTTGTTCCATATCTTCGGTTATGGCCAGCATGTAGTTTCGGTATCCCGCCTGAGCCGGATCGGCCAGCAGGCTGAGGATCAACTCATCCGTTTCGGCAATGCCAAAGAGGATGTAGTCGAGGGCAGGAAATCCCTTGTCATAAGTATCGGGATCACTAAAATCAAAATCTCCAGATTGTGCGCTGGCTTCCACCTCTTGTTCGTTCACCGGAAAATTGTTCAGGCTGGAACGCAGCGCCTGCTGCTCCGCCGGGCCGAACTCGAACTGGGCAACTTTCTGCCAATGCTTATAAGCGCTTTCGAAAGCATTTCGCAGGTTGGCCAGTTGCGAAAGGTTCGGATCCTGGATGAAAACCCCGGCAGCCAGGCGAAGGTTAAGCAATTCCCCATTCAGCTCGCTGTAGCCCGGGATGATGATGTTATCGGCAACGTTCGCGAAAAGGCTTGCCTGGTCGAAATCCGATTCGCAGGGGTTGCCTGCTTTGTCTTCGCCGCAGGCGGAGAAGAGGAGTATGACTGATAAAAGAGGCAAGGAGTATAGAAAGTGCTTGAATAGCATAAATGATTCTTTTTATTTCAAATAAAATCGTTCCACGAATTGACAATTTCAGATGTTGTTCGCGAGAGGCTACAGTACAGTCCTCTCGCGAACGAGGGCTACAACTCCTTCATCATGCCATCCAGCCCCAGGCCTTCCGCCAGGAGCTCGCGGGCTTGCTCCAACTGCGCCCGCTCCACCTCATAGAGGTTCATCTCAAAGAAATCCTCCGAGCCGCCGCCAATGAGGCGCAAAGCCTGGTTGATTTGTTCCACAGAAAAACTGCGCTCCGGGTTGAACTGCAAGGCATAAGTGAAGCCTATCGCCTCGGAAAGGGCATGAGAGCGCAGGGCCACATCATCGAATTCCCTTAATGCGGAGTTGAGGTAGCTGATGGCTGTTGCACCGGAAATGAGCTCCCAGGCGGCGCGGACTTCGGTTATGGCCTCATCGCGAACCTCGAGCTTATTGGCTGAGATAGCCGCCCGCCCTTTCAGAAAAGCATCCATCATCTTTTGGTTGCAGGACAAGAGCGCATCCCTGCGGTTGGAATACACCCCCCAAAAAAACAACGGATCGGCAACGGCCGGAAAACTGCGGGGCACGCCATAATAGCCGAAGGCTTCATCCCAATGGTGCTCCATTGCCGTTCCTTCTATCGGATCGGCCGTTTGGTTATCCACATTCATCTTTTCATCGCTTAGGTACACAGCAGTAGCCTGGTAATAAAAGCAAGCTCCCATCAGGCCTTTCCGGATCAATTCTCCAAGATCCAAACCATTCTCATTGAGCAGGTACTGCTTCGAACCATCCTGGCTGGAAACGACGCCGGCCTGGCCGGGGCCGCCCGCCACAGTAGAGGCGCTGGCCAGGGCGATGGCCTCCATCAACGCTTCGAAAACCTCCTGATGGAATTCAAAGGTTTTCCCTTTGATCTGCTTGGATTCGCCGTACGTGCCCTGCCAGCCCGCCAGGCCGGCATCATTGGCGTACATTGCTTTCAGGCGCTGGGCATCCAACACGACCCCGGGCGTGTTGGCGGCCGACATGTAGGTTTCCATCTCCAGCAGCATGGCCAGGCGCTGGGCCTGCCCGTCGTAATTCACTTGCTCAAAATTATAAGTGTCCGGGATTGCCAGCGTGCCGTCCTCTTTATTGCAGGAAGGCAAGGCCAATGTACAGATGGCGGCCAGAAGAGCCATTAGTTGTGCAGGTTTCATGTTGAGCGTATATTAAATTAGATTAAATCCAAATAACGAACGCTGCAAAACTAATGTATGGGGATAAAAAAACCAATACCGAAACTTTAGGGCGATCTACCCAAAGTTATTGAGAAGTACCTAATACTAGGTAAAAGGAAGGAAGCTTTTCGAAGTTTCCCAGGAAGTTATTTGCCCTCAGCAACAACGGAAACCTCTTCGAGGTAATCCACCAGTTCCTCCAGGTCCCAGGCATCTTCAATGCGGAACTGGCCGATCCTGGCCCGCCGGAGAGCAGTCAGATAGGCGCCGCTTCGGACGGCTTTCCCGAAGTCGTGCGCCAGAGAGCGGATGTAGGTGCCCTTGCTGCAGTGCACCCGGAAGCCCACCTCGGGCAGTTCGATTCGGGTAAGGGTAAATTCATTGATGGTGACCGGCCTGGGCTCGATTTCTACCATTTCCCCTTTGCGGGCTTTTTTGTAAAGGGGTTGCCCGTCCACCTTAATGGCGCTGAACATGGGCGGCACTTGTTCGATATCCCCCAGGAATTGAAGGCGGGCCTGCTCCAGCAATTCCGGCGTAATGTGATCGATGGGGAAAGACTCCTCCACATCGCTTTCCGCATCGAAGGAAGGCGTGGTGGCGCCCAGGCGCAAAGTGCCGGTATATTCTTTGGGAAGGCCCTGAAATTCAGCGAGTTTCTTGGTGAACTTGCCCGTACAAACGATCAGCAGGCCGGTGGCCATCGGATCGAGCGTGCCGGCGTGGCCCACCTTGATCTTTTTCACCTTGAGCCGGTGCTTTATTTTGTAACGGATTTTGTTGACTACGTCGAAGGAAGTCCAGCCCTGGGGTTTATCGACCAGGAGGGTAGCCCCCGCAAGAAAATCATATTGCGGAAGAGGGTTGTCTTCTGCATTCATTACTTTTCTGTTTGGCGATGTGGATGGTTGAAAGTCAGAAACACTAATAATTAAAAACGTAAGCTGCAATCGCAATAGCCGCAACAATGAAACAATATATAGAAAAATACGCCAAATTGCTATTTTTCACCAGCTTTATCATCCACAGGCAGGCCAGAGCGCCGGTGAAAAAAGCCATGGTGAAGCCGATAGCCAGCGGCATTATCCCAATGCTGGAATGCGACAGCTCGCCGCTCAGCAGGTCCATGGCCATTTTTCCAAGGATGAGCGGCACGACCATCAGGAAGGAAAAACGGGCGGAGCGCTCCCGGTCGATCCCCAGCATCACCGAAGTCGAAATCGTAGCGCCCGACCTCGATATGCCGGGAAGAATAGCAATGGCCTGAGCGATGCCTATGACCAGCGCATTGCTGTAACTCACTGTCTTATTGGTCGACCGGGCCCGGTCTGCCAGAAAGAGAAGCAGGCCGGTGACGATCAGCATCATCCCCACCAGGAGTACCTGGCGTTCAAACAATTGTTCCAAATAGGACTCCAGCAATAGCCCTACAGCCGCTGCCGGCACCATAGACAGGATGATCTTCAGGGAGAACTGGAGTTCCTCGTTCCATTTGAATTGAAACAACCCGCGGAATATTTCAGCGATATCCTTGCGGAAAACCACAATAGTGCTGAGGGCAGTAGCCGCATGCAGCGTCACCGTCATCAGCATGCTTTCTTCGGCTACGGAAGTATCTCCTAAGAAATACTTCGCCAATTCCAGGTGGCCGCTGCTGCTCACCGGCAAAAACTCTGTCAGCCCTTGAATGACTCCAAGGATAGCCGC
Coding sequences:
- a CDS encoding DUF433 domain-containing protein — encoded protein: MVDYRKHIYSDPKIMLGKPIVKGTRITVELLLRKIADGYTFEEVLEMYPHLKLDDILASIAYAATIMESEEVIPA
- a CDS encoding TonB-dependent receptor, which translates into the protein MWLRGRWGSSRTLLKKHSFHFLSSNIKWVVESACVISILAALLFFSNPLAGQTALSGRVIDLDQQPVETATIFIQETGQLLEADKAGRFELPALSEEKVTLTVFAEGYTTQVLKVNTRKKGVLEIAISPLSIDIETVEVQVAADNYGLRRLRNVEGTAIYAAKKSEVIELDNLLGNLAANNAREVYKGVAGLNVWENDGGGLQLAIGARGLDPNRTSNFNTRQNGYDISADALGYPESYYTPPAQALQRIEIVRGAASLQYGTQFGGLLNFVFKKGPEGKPFEFTSENTYGSFGLFNTFNSIGGAKGRANYYGFYQYKQGDGWRPNSGFSQHAAYGNVNVKATEKLDIGLEYTHMNYLAQQAGGLVDFEFEMNPRQSKRERNWFKVGWNLAALTLDYRLSDRTRFNLRNFLLIAGRDALGELGPINRPDPGRERDLIAGQYRNFGAEARMLHRYSLRGQSSTFLLGARFYRGLTRNRQGDANDGSGPDFQFLNPNDLERSDYEFPSRNLALFAENLFTLSPRLTLTPGVRLEYIRTASDGYYKQRVFSGGQVIFEQRLEDDQVNERSFLLMGLGLGYQLKQGLEAYANFSQNYRAINFSDLAVVNPNLVVDSLLQDERGYNTDIGLRGTLLEERLRFDLSAFYLRYNGRIGLSEITVPDPIAIERQVAYRTNIGDARILGLEAYAEADLWRLAFGAKAIPSLSLFVNLSHLKGEYVSGQRQFVGNEVELIPPISVKTGLSFRLKGLRLSCLYTYVRRHYSDATNAEFVANATRGIIPSYGVMDASASYDFSRFRLQAGVNNLMDAAYFTRRATGYPGPGIIPAEGRRFYVGVRVRI
- a CDS encoding imelysin family protein; translation: MLFKHFLYSLPLLSVILLFSACGEDKAGNPCESDFDQASLFANVADNIIIPGYSELNGELLNLRLAAGVFIQDPNLSQLANLRNAFESAYKHWQKVAQFEFGPAEQQALRSSLNNFPVNEQEVEASAQSGDFDFSDPDTYDKGFPALDYILFGIAETDELILSLLADPAQAGYRNYMLAITEDMEQRGLAVLKAWQDDGYRETFIDNTGTAAGGSLSLLINNLNEHYEIIKRDKLGIPSGVTTLGIAFPEKVEAFYSGISLSLAEEALRASEGLFMGRGIRTGSNGPGLDDYLQAVNATKEGQNLSSLVETQFQNALDALGQIPPPLSTAIEEDNGTVVNAYNEVTRQLVNIKTDMPSVLCVAITYVDNASDSD
- a CDS encoding undecaprenyl-diphosphate phosphatase, whose protein sequence is MNDLLRAAILGVIQGLTEFLPVSSSGHLELAKYFLGDTSVAEESMLMTVTLHAATALSTIVVFRKDIAEIFRGLFQFKWNEELQFSLKIILSMVPAAAVGLLLESYLEQLFERQVLLVGMMLIVTGLLLFLADRARSTNKTVSYSNALVIGIAQAIAILPGISRSGATISTSVMLGIDRERSARFSFLMVVPLILGKMAMDLLSGELSHSSIGIMPLAIGFTMAFFTGALACLWMIKLVKNSNLAYFSIYCFIVAAIAIAAYVFNY
- the truB gene encoding tRNA pseudouridine(55) synthase TruB; protein product: MNAEDNPLPQYDFLAGATLLVDKPQGWTSFDVVNKIRYKIKHRLKVKKIKVGHAGTLDPMATGLLIVCTGKFTKKLAEFQGLPKEYTGTLRLGATTPSFDAESDVEESFPIDHITPELLEQARLQFLGDIEQVPPMFSAIKVDGQPLYKKARKGEMVEIEPRPVTINEFTLTRIELPEVGFRVHCSKGTYIRSLAHDFGKAVRSGAYLTALRRARIGQFRIEDAWDLEELVDYLEEVSVVAEGK
- a CDS encoding HTTM domain-containing protein encodes the protein MQPFNHPTIQPCNHATIQPCTPPHRIAPLITFRILFGGLMTVGAVRFMLSGWVERLYVEPRFFFKFYGFEWVEPLGHAGMYVLYSLIAISAAMVMLGLFYRVAAAVFFLSFTYSELIDLANYLNHYYLVCLLAFLMIFLPAHRRFSLDARRRPELLVTHVPAWVIHILMLQVGLVYFFAGFAKLNPDWLFRAMPMAVWLPTKADWPLLGLLFKQPWAAFAFSWAGAIYDLTIPFWLLWRPSRPFAYLAVLVFHLLTKLLFNIGLFPFIMIFNTLIFFSPEFHERWLGKIGYRAGEAPAHYAFPSFSIKALRPALALYFAFQLLFPLRFLLYPGNVLWAEQGYRFAWRVMLVEKVGQATFFVHDPATGHTAEVDNSRYLTSYQEKQMAIQPDMILQYAHFLEKEYRREHGLDSVRVTVDCFVALNGRASRRFIDPEADLTQLKDGFRNKDWILPNEEMGLCDSSRLTVTSQ
- a CDS encoding DUF4856 domain-containing protein — translated: MKPAQLMALLAAICTLALPSCNKEDGTLAIPDTYNFEQVNYDGQAQRLAMLLEMETYMSAANTPGVVLDAQRLKAMYANDAGLAGWQGTYGESKQIKGKTFEFHQEVFEALMEAIALASASTVAGGPGQAGVVSSQDGSKQYLLNENGLDLGELIRKGLMGACFYYQATAVYLSDEKMNVDNQTADPIEGTAMEHHWDEAFGYYGVPRSFPAVADPLFFWGVYSNRRDALLSCNQKMMDAFLKGRAAISANKLEVRDEAITEVRAAWELISGATAISYLNSALREFDDVALRSHALSEAIGFTYALQFNPERSFSVEQINQALRLIGGGSEDFFEMNLYEVERAQLEQARELLAEGLGLDGMMKEL